The Apium graveolens cultivar Ventura chromosome 10, ASM990537v1, whole genome shotgun sequence nucleotide sequence TGTTACTTCTCGTTTCTACAAGACTTTGATGTTACTTCTTGTTTGTTAAGAACTTCGTACCATTTGGTTGTTTCGAGGATTTCGAGGATGGTTGCCTTTAATATTTGATGTTACTTCGTGTTGGTAACAAATTATTCCATTGTTTCTTTTCATATTTCTTTTCTAGAGCTATATTACACATGGAGACTTTATAATCAGTGTTTATAGTATAATCATCTATCGTGCTTGTCTAACTATCTGGCTTATGCCTAGTCCTTCGTAAAGATCAATACTAGCAATAGTACTAGCACTAGGAGAGAAAAATGAAAGATGGAATGTAAAAGTGGAAGTGAAATACTTCGAGTGTTTATAGACAGTTAATTTTACAGGAGATTTGGTTTTCTGAGTAGAGTACAAATGTTAAACAAGATAGTTAAGTAATCAAGTAGCTTCATGCTTTAAGCTGCAGAGCCCTGCACTTGACCTGGAACTATGTACACTACCAATGTACACCTGGAAACTGTATACACTAACAATATACCAAGTGAATCGTAACCTGGTACTGAAAACTTTTATATTCATCCATTTCGGTATACCACCAGCCATTCAAACAGAGGCTATTATGGTCACATAATAGAACATGTGACATAAAACCTTGCAAGTGCTATTACTATTGGCAGCAATTGTTAATATCTCTTAAACAAGTCAGAAGTCTAGTATAACTTGGACAGTTTAGTACCATCAAAAAGAAGCTCACAGTCTGTAAGTAATCTGCATCCCTCGGAATGTTGATGTACTATATACTTACTGGCATTGGAGGAGGTTTTTTGATAGATTAGATGATCTTTAACTAAAGAAGTACTATTAATAATAATAGCATGCCATGTCTTGCATACAAATACAACAAACTCAGCATCCAGTCTACGAACAATATATATTAATGAAACATTTACAAATATTAGAAACTAATATCTGTCATATGATTAACATTGCATAACTTGTGAAGGATCTTGGGATTTAATCTTCCTTCTGTTTTCTTTCAAATGATAGAATTACATATGTTGAGCAAATAAAGCTAGAATATTAAGCAAGGACTTGAGTTTCAACAGCAGTGGGCTGGACAGCTGGTTCGAATTGATCTATTCCTTCTCCTTCCCATAGTTCAGGTAATGCTTCTTTAATATTGTGGATGCTACTCAGTGCATGGTCTGCTCCTGCTACCAGAGTTGAGCCTCCCACCTGCCAAATATTATATGTCTTCAACTAGCTTGTTCTGATTTTTTGCGAAACAACGTTATGGTTCCAGGAATTAAATATCTATATGTACCCCTATTCTCTCATATTTAACTTTTTGCAGTTGATTTTAACAAATTAAAGAAACAGGGACTTCTGCTTAGGCAGGAATTAGGATAGGACTCACGAGAACAGTATGAAGTCCTGCTGCTTTGCCACTAACAATGTTTCGTGGACTGTCATCGAAAAAGATCTGAAAATGAATCAAATGAGCTTCGGTTTAAGATTTTAGCAGACTAGCAATCCAACATATATATCAATCACACTAATTATTCTGCTATTTCATTTACCGTTTTCAATGGGTCAGCATTTGCAATCTCAATAGCAGCTTCCATAGCTTCAAGAGCTGGTTTGCATAAAATTGTGGATGATCTAATATTCTCAGAACCATTATCTTTGTCCGCGTCGACTATGTTTCCAACAGGAGGTGGATTAAGAGTTTCAAAACATATGATTCCCTCAAAACAGTCTTCCAATCCCAACCTAGTAAGGACTTGAGATGCATGCGCTTCATCCGCATTAGTGAATATCTAAAATCAAAAGTAATTAATTGTGATTTATGCATATATTTGGTTCAAAATCATGCATCAGTCAATTATGTCCTATCTTTTATGTGTTCTGACTGTATTTAAGCACAGATTTTAATCACATACAATTTTTCTCTGTGGCATTGAAAGTAGAAGATTTCTTAGTACTGGGTCTGGTCTGAGATTGTCATAAGGCAGTCTTCCATGCACATAAGCATGGAACTCATCATTGTCAAATTCATAGCCCAGAGCCTGTTATAACCAACATCTCCATTGAAATTTCAATAAAAAGGAACAGAGCCTTACACAAATTTAAATGAAAATTTACGTCGTATTTCTCTTTACCTTGAGACCAGCCATAGTCGTCCCGTGCTCCCTGTAAAGTTCAAGACACAGTCTAGGGACATTATCTTCGTCTATTTCCAAGTGTTCCAACATAAACTCTGCAATTACAagaaattttatgttcatatccATAACTATTATACAGAAGCATGTGTACATTTTTGTGCATTATATTTTTAAGTATGCAGAATGATCAGCTGTACATATACAGAAATACTTCATGTCCGTACCTTCTATGTTCTTGCGGCATGCTAGGTTGAGACCCAAGCTCAATGGGTACAAAGTATCATCCATGTCTACAATAATGCGATTCATAtaatatttagaaaaaaaaatataaaaatttaggACATAATCATTTTGTTAATACTCTATTTATTTTCGTCAATAGATAATTAGGAGATCACTAAAACATTCTTACTAATTTTAGTCTACGCAACCATAAAAAAACACATAAAGATATGTCCCATTCGGAAGCAGGGTTCCTATAGTACGAGAGCTGAAGGAAATGAACAATCTTACCAAATAGCAAGCACTCAAACTTGGATTCATTAGAACTTTGGAGAGCTTCCATTGCGATTTAAGAGATAAACGAAAAGTAAAAACGAGAGTAGTAGCTTCAAGTACTGAACTAGGTCTTTGGGGGAGCTACTATTTATAGATGTTGATAATGAAAGTACATTTTTGGTTCTGTTTTCAGTTGTTTCGGTTATAATTTCCTTGATATTCCTTTGATTGATTCTTAAATTTATACGCAGGTATTGATGGGATGGGATATTCTTCAAGTTGTGCTTTAATTCCTGAGAATTTTTCCAGTTTCATGgctaaaacacacacacactacacaCTAGCTGGCTGGTTGGTTTCAGAATTCGAATCGATGCCTTTTCCCAGCATTCCACAACAGCGATAGGAAGTACTAATACTATACTTCCCACTCCCACCACTATTTTTAATTTTACTCCCCTTTCTTGGACAAACATTTCGTGTTATTTTTTGTATTTCCTTTTTGTCCGCAATTATTTACGAGAaagtaaaaataaatttataatttgaTCATTCACTATATCCAAATTTCGATCAATCTTTCCTAAATAGTGTTAAAAAATAGAACGTACAATACAATTGGGACTTTTCCGATATCTTAACGTTTTGAATGAATAGGACTTAACACTTATCTGAATTTTGGCCGAACTCTCAATGTTGGACTCCCTTTTCGTAACATCAGTAATTTAACTATTTGCCAACGAAAGTACAGTTTAGCTCAAATCACATCTTCGTTCAGGCGTTCCACAATCATGTGTAGTTGTTTCCATATTGTTACGCCCAGATTCCTCCGAATTGAATGTACAGGCTTCGGCCACCCAGAAACTGTCTTCGGCTGCGATCTGAAAGGGAAGAGAATGCGAGGTATTgtccccccgattcacctccggtgtgagaataagaatctgGATGTAAAGTGTGTAAAGAAATACAAGAAAAGTAAAGAGTATTTGAGAGAATGAGAATATGATGATTATTTCTTACTTTTCCCCTGATTTTATACCCGATGTCCACATTTATGTTCATCTGTTACACCTTATTAATGGAGAGGAGGAGAAAGGGGGCATTACGTTTGCCTGATCCCAACGGTTGGGGGAAAGTTGGGCCTCGACTTGTGGCTCCCTATGGGCCTTCGATTTCTGGGCTTGTTGGGTCTTCGGCCCAGTAGCAGGGTCGTCTAATGGGCCTTCGGTCGGTGGGCCGTATGGGGCCCATAGCCAACATGTCCTGGCCGATGGACATCAGTTAGGGCCCATTTTGGGGTGAGAAAACCCTAGGGCGGTTGCTTCGGTTTTACCTCGATCTTCGTTCGTCCACGTGGCAAGTTTGTGGGTGCATTAATGTGACAGTTGTTGGAACATCGTTTCATGGCTTTATTAATCTCAGCTGTTGAATCTCAACCGTTTCAATCAGGGACATCCATTTCAAAGTGCCCCAAACGTCGCCCTTTTTGACACCTAAACTCATTTTTGGATGCCTATATAAAGGGTCATAGTAGACTTAGTTTTCCTTTTATCATTTTCCGGCAACTAAACACAAACCACCGCAGTTTCTTTCAAGCTTTTCAATCACGGGTAGCAACAACTCCACCTTTCCCGATCATCCCATTTCAATCCAACAACATCTTCAAATCAGTAAGTCTACTTTTTCCTTTTCGTGCATTTTACATTTTCATGCAAGTTTAGTGGTTTTTATTGTTTTGCATGCAAGTCCAGAGGCGGGTTTATGGGCTTGGTTTTATGTTTTTGTGTTGCTTTTTTGGTTTGGGATGTTATTTCCGGGTGGTTAGTTTTTTCTGGGTTTCTGCTTATTTAGGGGCACCCAACGGGTTTAAAGAGGGCATGTGAGGTGTTCTTTAGTCAAAAACTCTCTCCAGGGGGTTCTTGACTATAGAGCATCCTTCGAGAGTCGACCCAGGGTGTGTAGTTCTTTTGTTTGGAGTTTAA carries:
- the LOC141692817 gene encoding uncharacterized protein C24B11.05 produces the protein MEALQSSNESKFECLLFDMDDTLYPLSLGLNLACRKNIEEFMLEHLEIDEDNVPRLCLELYREHGTTMAGLKALGYEFDNDEFHAYVHGRLPYDNLRPDPVLRNLLLSMPQRKIIFTNADEAHASQVLTRLGLEDCFEGIICFETLNPPPVGNIVDADKDNGSENIRSSTILCKPALEAMEAAIEIANADPLKTIFFDDSPRNIVSGKAAGLHTVLVGGSTLVAGADHALSSIHNIKEALPELWEGEGIDQFEPAVQPTAVETQVLA